Proteins co-encoded in one Candidatus Anoxymicrobium japonicum genomic window:
- a CDS encoding cytidine deaminase, with product MTQADERPSYDEYFIEMAHVVAKRSTCLRRKVGALFVKNNHILCTGYNGAPKHIRHCSDTGCLRAKLDVPSGTRHELCRGLHAEQNGILQAALFGISLRGSTLYCTNVPCVVCAKMLINAGVNEVIYEGDYADDLGKIMLYESGISAFRWKNGKREPVRFDADSIDPSLSDFVPLEKRGL from the coding sequence ATGACGCAGGCGGACGAGAGGCCAAGCTACGACGAATACTTCATAGAGATGGCGCATGTCGTTGCAAAACGCTCGACCTGTCTGCGCAGGAAGGTGGGGGCGCTCTTTGTCAAGAACAACCACATACTCTGCACAGGCTACAACGGGGCGCCAAAGCATATCCGCCACTGTTCGGATACTGGCTGCCTTCGCGCTAAGCTGGATGTTCCAAGCGGCACGCGCCACGAGCTTTGCAGGGGATTGCACGCCGAGCAGAACGGCATACTTCAGGCCGCGCTCTTCGGCATTTCGCTTCGGGGTTCGACGCTCTACTGCACGAACGTCCCCTGCGTCGTCTGCGCCAAGATGCTCATAAACGCGGGCGTGAACGAGGTCATCTACGAGGGCGACTACGCCGACGACCTCGGCAAGATAATGCTTTACGAGTCCGGCATAAGCGCATTTCGCTGGAAGAACGGCAAGAGGGAGCCGGTCCGGTTCGATGCGGACAGCATAGATCCATCGCTTTCGGATTTCGTGCCATTGGAAAAAAGAGGACTCTAA
- a CDS encoding 3-isopropylmalate dehydratase large subunit (catalyzes the isomerization between 2-isopropylmalate and 3-isopropylmalate in leucine biosynthesis) has translation MGQTIAQKILAAHSSRKECDVGEILNPQVDVAMSHENAALVSKVFKTIGVERVWDADKIVIPLDHRVPANDIKTAEGHKWIRGIVKEYGIKNFYDIRAGICHQVLPEKGHVKPGMLIVGTDSHTTTYGGLGAFSTGIGATEMAAVWATGSLWLRVPETLRINVEGNLGNGVYSKDVILKVIGKLGADGADYKSCEFYGDTVENFSVGSRMTICNQAMEMGAKAAICPPDEKTFAYLRERTDGRFDPVYADADAAYEAAYDFAAGDIAPQVSCPHNVDNVKDVDDPKIAGLEIQQAVLGSCTNGRLEDLEAAARIM, from the coding sequence ATGGGGCAGACCATAGCTCAAAAGATACTCGCGGCTCACTCGAGCCGAAAGGAATGCGACGTGGGCGAGATTTTGAACCCGCAGGTCGACGTGGCGATGAGCCACGAGAACGCGGCTCTCGTCTCGAAGGTGTTCAAGACGATAGGCGTGGAACGGGTTTGGGATGCGGACAAGATAGTGATTCCGCTCGACCACAGGGTTCCCGCAAACGATATCAAGACCGCGGAAGGCCACAAGTGGATACGCGGCATAGTCAAGGAATACGGCATCAAAAACTTCTACGACATCCGCGCGGGCATCTGCCATCAGGTTCTTCCCGAAAAGGGGCACGTGAAGCCGGGAATGCTCATAGTCGGAACCGACTCGCACACCACGACCTACGGCGGCCTTGGGGCTTTTAGCACGGGCATCGGCGCCACCGAGATGGCGGCGGTATGGGCGACCGGGAGCCTCTGGCTGCGCGTTCCCGAAACCCTGCGGATAAACGTAGAGGGAAACCTCGGCAACGGGGTTTACTCCAAAGACGTAATACTAAAAGTCATAGGAAAACTCGGCGCGGACGGCGCGGACTACAAGTCCTGCGAATTCTACGGCGACACCGTCGAGAATTTCTCTGTCGGCAGCAGGATGACTATATGCAATCAGGCGATGGAAATGGGCGCGAAGGCCGCCATCTGCCCGCCGGACGAAAAGACGTTCGCATACCTTCGCGAGCGCACCGACGGAAGGTTCGACCCGGTCTATGCCGACGCCGATGCCGCCTACGAAGCCGCCTACGACTTCGCGGCAGGGGACATCGCGCCGCAAGTGAGCTGCCCGCACAACGTGGACAACGTGAAAGACGTGGACGACCCTAAAATCGCGGGACTCGAGATACAGCAGGCGGTGCTGGGCTCCTGCACTAACGGAAGGCTCGAAGACCTTGAGGCGGCGGCGCGCATAATGAA
- a CDS encoding dephospho-CoA kinase encodes MKVIAFTGMPGSGKSEAVRIVKERGLQVIRMGDMVWDEVRRRGLELKDSYVGMVATEMRRIHGPSIWAQRTAKKLAGMRTETLELDAVVIDGVRNSEEIEFFKNELGSDFRLVAIHASPKTRYERILARKRDDDDFIGEASVKNRDFRELGWGLGSVIAMADVMIVNEGTIEELAEKVNAATNVI; translated from the coding sequence ATGAAGGTGATTGCATTTACCGGCATGCCGGGCTCCGGCAAGTCAGAAGCCGTGCGCATCGTAAAGGAACGGGGATTGCAGGTCATACGCATGGGCGACATGGTCTGGGACGAGGTCCGCCGAAGAGGTCTCGAACTCAAGGACTCCTACGTCGGGATGGTCGCGACCGAGATGAGAAGGATTCACGGCCCGTCGATATGGGCTCAACGCACGGCAAAGAAACTTGCCGGGATGCGCACCGAAACACTCGAACTTGATGCTGTCGTGATAGACGGCGTACGCAACAGCGAGGAGATCGAGTTTTTCAAGAACGAGCTTGGCAGCGATTTCAGGCTGGTCGCGATACACGCCTCGCCCAAGACCCGCTACGAACGCATACTCGCAAGGAAAAGGGACGACGACGATTTCATTGGCGAGGCGTCCGTTAAGAACAGGGATTTCAGGGAGCTTGGATGGGGGCTGGGCAGCGTCATAGCGATGGCCGACGTGATGATAGTCAACGAAGGCACCATTGAAGAACTGGCTGAAAAGGTGAATGCCGCAACGAACGTAATTTAG